One Mesorhizobium sp. L-2-11 genomic region harbors:
- a CDS encoding amidase has protein sequence MTTNLHIVEASITELRQALEAGIVTSVELVGACLRRIAHYDRHGLALNAVPVLNPKMFEEAAASDWRRRSGATLGPLDGIPYTAKDSYKVSGLRVAAGSPAFEHLVANEDAFTIGRLRAGGAVLIGLTNMPPMANGGMQRGVYGRAESPYNADYLTAAFASGSSNGSGTATAASFAAFGLGEETWSSGRAPASNNALVAYTPSRGVISVRGNWPLVPTMDVVVPHTRSVPDMLELLDVIVADDPDTTGDFWRAQPWVALPKSSDVRPSRYTGLRLEGALRGMRLGVPRMYIGRDTEADVPIQTRASVLELWQQAAADLRRLGADVVEVDFPVVSNYERDRPGTKNMVDRGLIPKGFAEREIWDLCVFAWDDFLRANADPAIPDLASVDGAKIFPQPPGTLPDRYEDSFDVAGYVERAKRGVTPFLAIPELEAGLKGLEATRRIDFEDWLDAQRLDAVVFPAVADVGPADADVDEASAALAWRNGTWVANGNLVPRHLGIPTVTVPMGTMADIGMPVGLTFAGKAYADTKLLRLAGDFERSGQRRSRPPRTPELPDDVFFARPAADQPGEAPPLTVTLAAETRRAGDHDEISIMLDVDGEAGTETHVKVHVNGEPVTMQRIGARLTGRAVVPAKEHHRSHSVWRGSYGSIVSTVVRLEDGRAAGAYMVTGGIG, from the coding sequence CCTGTCTGCGCCGGATTGCGCATTACGACCGCCATGGCCTCGCCCTCAACGCCGTGCCCGTGCTCAATCCGAAAATGTTCGAGGAGGCGGCCGCGTCCGACTGGCGCCGCCGGAGTGGTGCGACGCTCGGGCCGCTGGACGGCATCCCCTATACCGCCAAGGACAGCTACAAGGTATCGGGCTTGAGGGTGGCCGCCGGCTCGCCGGCGTTCGAGCATCTCGTCGCCAACGAGGACGCCTTCACCATCGGGCGGCTGCGGGCCGGCGGCGCGGTGCTGATCGGGCTGACCAACATGCCGCCGATGGCCAATGGCGGCATGCAGCGCGGCGTCTACGGAAGGGCGGAAAGCCCCTACAATGCCGATTACCTGACCGCCGCTTTTGCGTCGGGCTCGTCGAATGGTTCCGGCACCGCGACCGCCGCCAGCTTCGCCGCCTTCGGGCTCGGCGAGGAGACATGGTCGTCGGGCCGGGCGCCGGCGTCGAACAACGCGCTGGTCGCCTACACGCCGTCGCGCGGCGTCATTTCGGTGCGCGGCAACTGGCCGCTGGTGCCGACGATGGACGTGGTGGTGCCGCACACGCGCAGCGTGCCCGACATGCTCGAACTGCTCGACGTGATCGTCGCCGACGACCCGGACACCACCGGCGATTTCTGGCGCGCGCAGCCCTGGGTGGCGCTGCCAAAAAGCTCGGACGTACGGCCGTCGCGCTACACCGGCCTCAGGCTGGAGGGGGCGCTGCGAGGCATGCGGCTTGGCGTGCCCCGCATGTATATCGGCCGCGATACGGAGGCTGATGTGCCGATCCAGACCCGCGCCTCGGTGCTGGAGCTGTGGCAGCAGGCGGCAGCGGATCTGCGGCGGCTCGGTGCTGATGTGGTCGAGGTCGATTTTCCCGTCGTCTCCAACTACGAGCGCGACCGGCCGGGCACAAAAAACATGGTCGATCGCGGGCTGATTCCCAAAGGATTCGCCGAGCGCGAGATCTGGGACCTGTGCGTCTTCGCCTGGGACGATTTCCTGCGCGCCAATGCCGACCCTGCCATCCCCGATCTCGCGTCGGTCGACGGCGCAAAGATCTTTCCGCAGCCGCCGGGCACGCTGCCGGACCGTTATGAGGACAGTTTTGATGTGGCGGGATATGTCGAGCGGGCCAAGCGCGGCGTCACCCCATTCCTGGCCATTCCCGAGCTGGAGGCCGGCTTAAAAGGCCTGGAGGCGACGCGGCGCATCGATTTCGAGGATTGGCTCGACGCGCAACGGCTCGACGCAGTGGTGTTTCCCGCGGTCGCCGATGTCGGGCCGGCCGATGCGGATGTCGACGAGGCGTCCGCGGCACTTGCCTGGCGCAACGGCACCTGGGTCGCCAATGGCAATCTGGTGCCGCGCCATCTCGGCATTCCGACCGTCACCGTGCCGATGGGCACGATGGCCGATATCGGCATGCCGGTCGGCCTGACCTTCGCCGGCAAGGCTTATGCGGATACGAAGCTGCTGCGGCTGGCCGGCGACTTCGAGCGTTCTGGCCAGCGCCGCAGCCGCCCGCCGCGCACGCCGGAACTTCCCGACGATGTTTTTTTCGCCCGGCCTGCCGCAGACCAGCCCGGCGAGGCGCCGCCGCTGACCGTCACGCTTGCCGCCGAGACGCGCCGTGCGGGAGACCATGACGAGATAAGCATCATGCTCGATGTCGATGGCGAGGCCGGAACCGAAACCCATGTGAAGGTGCATGTCAATGGTGAGCCGGTCACCATGCAGCGGATCGGCGCGCGCTTGACCGGGCGTGCGGTCGTGCCGGCCAAAGAGCACCACAGGAGCCACAGCGTCTGGCGCGGCTCCTACGGCTCGATCGTCAGCACTGTCGTGCGTCTTGAAGACGGACGCGCCGCCGGCGCCTACATGGTGACCGGCGGGATCGGGTGA
- a CDS encoding ABC-F family ATP-binding cassette domain-containing protein, with translation MIRLESISKQNGRQIVFIEASASLQKGEKVGLVGPNGAGKTTLFRMINGEEQPDEGQVSVDRGVTIGYFSQDVGDMAGRSAVAEVMDGAGPVSEVAAEMGALEAAMGDPDRADEMDAIIARYGDLQARFEELDGYALDGRAREVLDGLGFSQEMMDGDVGKLSGGWKMRVALARILLMRPDAMLLDEPSNHLDLESLIWLEQFLKNFDGALLMTSHDREFMNRIVDKVVEIDGGSLTAYSGNYEFYQQQRAIADRQQQAQFERQQAMLAKEIAFIERFKARASHAAQVQSRVKKLEKIDRVEPPKRRQKVSFDFQPAPRCGEDVVTLKNVHKGYGSRSIYEGLDFQVRRRERWCVMGINGAGKSTLLKLVAGASEPDNGTVARGPSVTMGYFAQHAMEVLEGERSVFQTLEGAFPQAGQAPLRALAGCFGFSGDEIEKKCRVLSGGEKARLVMALMLFDPPNLLVLDEPTNHLDIATKEMLITALSQYEGTMLFVSHDRHFLAALSNRVLELTPEGVHTYGGGYTEYVERTGQEAPGLRS, from the coding sequence ATGATCCGACTGGAAAGCATCAGCAAGCAGAACGGCCGGCAGATCGTCTTCATCGAGGCTTCCGCCTCCCTGCAGAAGGGCGAGAAAGTCGGGCTGGTCGGCCCCAACGGCGCCGGCAAGACGACGCTGTTTCGCATGATCAACGGCGAAGAGCAGCCCGACGAGGGCCAGGTCTCAGTCGATCGCGGCGTCACCATCGGCTATTTCAGCCAGGATGTCGGCGACATGGCGGGTCGCAGCGCGGTTGCCGAAGTGATGGACGGCGCCGGGCCGGTGAGCGAAGTGGCGGCCGAGATGGGCGCGCTCGAAGCGGCCATGGGCGATCCCGATCGCGCCGACGAGATGGACGCGATCATCGCCCGCTATGGCGATCTGCAGGCGCGGTTCGAGGAGCTCGACGGCTATGCGCTGGATGGACGCGCCCGCGAGGTGCTGGACGGCCTCGGCTTCAGCCAGGAGATGATGGACGGCGACGTCGGAAAACTTTCCGGCGGCTGGAAGATGCGCGTGGCGCTGGCCCGCATCCTGCTGATGCGGCCCGACGCCATGCTGCTTGACGAGCCGAGCAACCATCTCGACCTGGAAAGCCTGATCTGGCTGGAACAGTTCCTGAAGAACTTTGACGGCGCGCTGCTGATGACCTCGCACGACCGCGAGTTCATGAACCGCATCGTCGACAAGGTGGTGGAGATCGATGGCGGCTCGCTGACCGCTTACTCCGGCAACTATGAATTCTACCAGCAGCAGCGTGCTATCGCCGACCGGCAGCAGCAGGCGCAGTTCGAGCGCCAGCAGGCGATGCTGGCCAAGGAGATCGCCTTCATCGAGCGCTTCAAGGCGCGGGCGTCACATGCCGCCCAGGTGCAGAGCCGGGTGAAGAAGCTGGAGAAGATCGACCGCGTCGAGCCGCCCAAGCGCCGCCAAAAAGTGTCGTTCGACTTCCAGCCGGCGCCGCGCTGCGGCGAGGACGTGGTGACGCTGAAGAACGTCCACAAGGGCTATGGCAGCCGCTCGATCTACGAGGGGCTGGATTTCCAGGTGCGCCGCCGCGAGCGCTGGTGCGTTATGGGCATCAACGGCGCCGGCAAGTCGACGCTGCTGAAGCTGGTCGCCGGCGCGTCCGAGCCGGACAATGGCACGGTGGCGCGCGGGCCCAGCGTCACGATGGGCTATTTCGCCCAGCATGCCATGGAAGTGCTGGAGGGCGAACGCAGCGTGTTCCAGACGCTGGAGGGCGCCTTTCCGCAGGCAGGCCAGGCGCCGCTGCGCGCGCTGGCCGGCTGCTTCGGCTTTTCCGGCGACGAGATCGAGAAGAAATGCCGGGTGCTGTCGGGCGGCGAGAAGGCGCGGCTGGTGATGGCGCTGATGCTGTTCGACCCGCCCAATTTGCTGGTGCTGGACGAGCCGACCAACCACCTCGACATCGCCACCAAGGAGATGCTGATCACGGCACTTTCGCAGTATGAGGGCACCATGCTGTTCGTCTCGCACGATCGGCATTTTCTCGCGGCACTGTCGAACCGGGTGCTGGAACTGACGCCCGAGGGCGTCCACACCTATGGCGGGGGCTATACGGAGTATGTCGAGCGAACGGGGCAGGAGGCGCCTGGATTGCGGAGCTGA
- a CDS encoding mechanosensitive ion channel family protein: MDFRNAIDESLAWASRWFDYAVTPWFFYQAAIIVTLFLVAKLAAQRIEPLVENRARQIKGHPGLLRVVVALLRRTDWILFTVFLLAALVLMRAVTWPSRSHFIYIALSLSLAWLFASVLSRIIRNRFVARALGWLTWIYAALVILGIDDDTAAFLDGLAIPLGAVRLSALMVLKAALLLIATVWLAVVVGKYIDERVRISEELTPSIRVLVGKVAKVGLVLVAGVIALSSVGLDLTALTIFSGAVGVGLAFGLQKVVSNFVSGMIILLDKSIKPGDTISLEGTFGWVRELRARFVSVVTRDGREYLIPNEDFITQRVINWSFSDNLVRLDVNFGVSYDADPHKVSELAIAAAMSVGRVEADRRPVCWLTDFGESSLNFVLRFWIHDPQQGLTNVRGRVLLALWDTFRENGIDIPYPHREIIMKPDGRAEKSGGR, translated from the coding sequence ATGGATTTTCGCAACGCCATCGATGAATCGCTGGCTTGGGCCAGCCGATGGTTCGACTACGCCGTCACGCCGTGGTTTTTCTATCAGGCTGCAATCATCGTCACGCTCTTCCTGGTCGCCAAGCTCGCGGCGCAGCGCATCGAACCGCTCGTGGAGAACCGGGCACGCCAGATTAAGGGGCATCCCGGACTGTTGAGGGTCGTCGTTGCCCTGTTGCGGCGCACCGACTGGATCCTGTTCACGGTCTTCCTGCTTGCCGCGCTCGTTCTCATGCGCGCCGTCACCTGGCCAAGCCGGAGCCATTTCATCTATATCGCGCTCTCGCTATCGCTTGCGTGGCTGTTTGCGTCGGTGCTGTCGCGCATCATCCGCAATCGCTTTGTCGCGCGGGCTCTCGGCTGGCTGACCTGGATCTATGCGGCCCTCGTCATCCTGGGCATCGATGACGACACCGCGGCGTTCCTGGACGGCCTCGCAATACCTTTGGGCGCGGTGCGCCTTTCGGCGCTCATGGTGCTGAAAGCGGCGCTGCTGCTGATCGCCACGGTTTGGCTTGCGGTCGTCGTCGGCAAGTATATCGACGAGCGCGTCCGCATCTCCGAAGAGCTGACGCCGTCGATCCGCGTCCTCGTCGGCAAGGTCGCAAAGGTCGGCCTCGTGCTGGTGGCGGGTGTTATCGCCCTGTCTTCCGTCGGTCTCGACCTGACCGCTTTGACGATATTCTCCGGCGCCGTCGGCGTCGGCCTGGCTTTCGGTCTGCAGAAGGTGGTTTCGAATTTCGTCTCCGGCATGATCATCCTGCTCGACAAGTCGATCAAGCCGGGCGACACCATTTCGCTCGAAGGCACTTTCGGCTGGGTACGCGAATTGCGGGCGCGATTTGTCTCGGTGGTGACGCGCGACGGCCGCGAGTACCTGATCCCGAACGAAGACTTCATCACCCAAAGGGTCATCAACTGGTCGTTCAGCGACAACCTCGTGCGGCTCGACGTGAATTTCGGCGTCTCTTACGACGCCGACCCGCATAAGGTCAGTGAACTGGCGATAGCGGCCGCCATGAGCGTCGGCCGGGTCGAAGCCGACCGGCGGCCGGTCTGCTGGCTCACCGACTTCGGCGAGTCCTCGCTCAATTTCGTCCTGCGCTTCTGGATCCACGACCCTCAGCAAGGCCTGACCAACGTGCGCGGCAGGGTGCTGCTGGCGCTGTGGGACACTTTTAGGGAAAACGGCATCGACATCCCCTATCCGCATCGCGAGATCATCATGAAGCCGGATGGGCGGGCTGAGAAATCAGGCGGGCGTTGA
- a CDS encoding KamA family radical SAM protein, with the protein MTHLDSPDAGMAADDDTTWQGDVRAGVRQVRDLDSLPLSPAERAAAQAAATRHKVRIPKAYLDLIDWSDPADPIRLQVIPSPEELAEQEGELDDPIADHAFSPVPRLTHRHADRVLLFATYQCAVYCRFCFRKESLSSIGRGFSREALEPAFAYIETHPEIREVILTGGDPLSLPDKALAEIRARLEAVAHVRLLRIHTRVPVALPSRVTSGLVRSLQGRLMVTVVTHFNHAREITPATEQACRALRQGGFVLLNQSVLLKGVNDTVEVLEELCRELMYRLGVKPYYLHHGDLARGTAHRRTTIAEGRALVSALRARLSGICNPVYVLDLPDGGGKVPLGPCHVEAQDGKTWRIRGQDGEMRAYTEVAGDL; encoded by the coding sequence ATGACTCACCTCGACTCCCCCGACGCCGGCATGGCGGCCGATGACGACACCACGTGGCAAGGCGATGTTCGCGCCGGCGTGCGGCAGGTGCGCGATCTGGATTCCCTGCCGCTGTCGCCGGCCGAGCGCGCGGCGGCTCAAGCTGCGGCCACGCGCCACAAGGTTCGCATCCCAAAAGCCTATCTCGATCTGATCGACTGGAGCGATCCCGCCGATCCGATCCGGCTTCAGGTCATCCCGTCGCCCGAAGAACTGGCCGAGCAGGAAGGCGAGCTCGACGATCCGATCGCCGATCACGCCTTCAGCCCGGTGCCGCGATTGACGCATCGCCATGCCGACCGGGTTCTCCTGTTTGCCACCTACCAGTGCGCGGTCTATTGCCGGTTCTGCTTTCGCAAGGAGTCGCTGAGCTCGATCGGCCGCGGTTTTTCGCGCGAGGCGCTGGAGCCGGCCTTCGCCTATATCGAGACCCACCCCGAAATCCGCGAGGTGATCCTGACTGGCGGCGATCCGCTGTCGCTGCCGGACAAGGCGCTGGCGGAAATCCGCGCCCGCCTCGAGGCGGTTGCGCATGTGCGGCTCTTGCGCATCCACACGCGCGTGCCCGTCGCATTGCCCTCGCGCGTCACGTCAGGGCTGGTTCGCTCGCTGCAGGGCCGGCTGATGGTTACGGTCGTCACCCATTTCAATCACGCGCGGGAGATCACGCCGGCCACCGAACAAGCCTGCCGCGCGTTGCGGCAGGGCGGCTTCGTGCTGCTCAACCAGAGCGTCCTGCTGAAAGGCGTCAACGACACGGTCGAGGTGCTGGAGGAACTGTGCCGCGAGCTGATGTACCGCCTCGGCGTCAAACCCTATTACCTGCACCACGGCGACCTCGCCCGCGGCACGGCGCATCGGCGCACTACGATTGCCGAGGGACGGGCGCTGGTCAGCGCCTTGCGGGCGCGCCTGTCGGGCATCTGCAACCCCGTCTACGTGCTGGACCTGCCGGACGGCGGCGGCAAAGTACCGCTCGGCCCGTGCCATGTCGAGGCGCAGGACGGCAAGACGTGGCGGATTCGCGGGCAGGACGGTGAGATGAGGGCGTATACGGAGGTGGCTGGAGACCTTTGA
- a CDS encoding BA14K family protein codes for MKALSAVLGGFVLTLTVFASGLAFAFWILSAEPVRPVAPTSSVAELWPREPRKVNPASQQFERLPAREIPKVPVVPEVPAVAEVPTDQAPFDQAPVDQAPADRTAKSGDAAASAPDTTATASIKPTPPATDEQQAMPAAHVEWCASRYRSYRPSDDHYTSYSGEQRPCISPYLDAGAADRATQPADDGASYVEATDMSPMDDVPLDESGGAWLPPDHVEYCFSRYRSYRPEDNSYQPYSGGPRRQCH; via the coding sequence GTGAAAGCTTTATCGGCGGTACTTGGCGGCTTCGTGCTGACGCTGACGGTTTTCGCCAGCGGATTGGCCTTCGCCTTCTGGATTCTCTCTGCCGAGCCGGTGCGGCCGGTCGCCCCGACTTCCAGCGTTGCTGAACTGTGGCCGAGGGAGCCGCGGAAGGTGAACCCCGCTTCGCAGCAGTTTGAGCGCCTTCCCGCCCGCGAGATCCCAAAGGTCCCAGTGGTCCCAGAGGTCCCAGCGGTTGCAGAGGTCCCGACTGATCAGGCCCCATTTGATCAGGCCCCAGTTGATCAGGCCCCAGCTGATCGCACGGCGAAATCTGGCGATGCCGCAGCTTCGGCGCCCGATACCACCGCTACCGCCTCCATCAAGCCGACACCGCCGGCAACCGACGAGCAGCAGGCGATGCCCGCCGCCCATGTGGAATGGTGCGCAAGCCGCTACCGCTCCTACAGGCCAAGCGACGACCACTACACATCCTACAGCGGAGAGCAGCGTCCCTGCATCTCGCCCTATCTCGATGCCGGTGCGGCCGACCGCGCCACCCAGCCTGCCGACGATGGCGCCAGCTATGTCGAGGCGACCGACATGTCGCCAATGGATGACGTTCCGTTGGATGAAAGCGGCGGCGCCTGGCTTCCACCCGACCACGTGGAATATTGCTTCAGCCGCTACCGCTCCTATCGGCCGGAAGACAACAGCTACCAGCCCTATTCCGGCGGCCCGCGCCGGCAGTGCCATTAG
- a CDS encoding DUF2934 domain-containing protein: protein MGDDREDRIRERAYQIWEREGGIHGDPERHWYRAEAEIDREAALPLTAGDALPETREIASSDVLTVEALAVRTGISGEQAQELIDRLGNDRAAIEQAARNLKGKQRLGE from the coding sequence ATGGGCGACGACCGGGAAGACAGGATTCGTGAGCGCGCATACCAGATCTGGGAACGCGAAGGCGGGATCCATGGCGATCCCGAGCGGCACTGGTACCGGGCCGAGGCCGAGATCGACAGGGAGGCAGCCCTGCCGCTGACGGCAGGCGATGCCCTGCCGGAAACCCGCGAGATCGCGAGCTCCGACGTCCTGACGGTGGAGGCCTTGGCGGTGCGCACCGGCATATCGGGCGAACAGGCGCAGGAACTGATCGACAGGCTGGGCAACGACCGGGCGGCGATCGAACAAGCCGCGCGCAACCTGAAGGGGAAGCAGCGGCTCGGGGAGTGA
- a CDS encoding adenylate/guanylate cyclase domain-containing protein, with protein MSESRKLAAILAADVVGYSRLASADEDRTLARLRALRSDLIDPTIAVYNGRMVKRTGDGALVEFRSVVDAVRCAIEVQNGMVERNAGVPEDRRIEFRIGIHLGDVVEESDGDLMGDGVNIASRLEGVAAPGTICLSEDAYRQVKTRLDVSVSDLGDTQLKNIAEPIRVYSLRVGTAAHAKAPVTPELSEALLSKAAPSQLSIAVLPFANMSGDTEQEYFADGISEDIITALSKLSQLFVIARNSSFTFKGRNVNVQEVGRNLGVRYVLEGSVRKSGNRVRITAQLIDATTGGHLWAERFDRNLTDIFAVQDDVTQQIVDALALNLPKGDQQRLATEQTGNLDAYDCFLHGREQLWRFTKTENIKGRELLQRAVEFDPKFAPAYAFLAFANILDYANQWSSSWSNAMAQAEMFAARAVALDDRYPYAHWALGIVELYSRRHEAAICSAKRLIALAPNLAEGHENLGYALYYSGKPEDALRCFDRAMALNPYYPDVYLHFQAQAMFQLRRYEEAIGILRRRLVRNPSTDVSRVLLAASYGHLGRFEEARREWQEVFRVNPQYSLEHRRKVLPYKDPNDFELIVDGLRKAGLV; from the coding sequence GTGAGCGAGAGCCGCAAGCTAGCCGCGATCCTTGCCGCTGATGTGGTCGGGTACAGCCGGCTGGCGAGCGCGGATGAAGATCGTACTTTGGCCCGGTTGCGGGCACTTCGCAGCGACCTGATTGACCCGACCATCGCCGTTTACAACGGTCGAATGGTCAAGCGCACAGGCGATGGTGCGTTGGTCGAATTCCGCAGTGTGGTAGATGCCGTGCGCTGCGCCATAGAAGTGCAGAATGGCATGGTCGAGCGCAACGCCGGCGTGCCCGAGGACCGCCGCATCGAGTTTCGGATTGGGATACATTTGGGCGACGTGGTCGAAGAAAGCGACGGCGACCTGATGGGCGACGGCGTCAACATCGCCTCGCGTCTGGAGGGCGTCGCTGCCCCGGGCACCATCTGCCTGTCCGAAGATGCCTATCGGCAAGTCAAGACGAGACTAGACGTTTCGGTCAGTGATCTCGGCGACACCCAGCTCAAGAACATTGCCGAGCCGATCCGGGTTTATTCGCTCCGAGTCGGCACCGCGGCTCACGCAAAGGCGCCTGTGACCCCCGAACTTTCGGAAGCTCTGCTTTCGAAAGCGGCACCGTCTCAGTTATCGATCGCCGTGCTGCCCTTCGCCAACATGAGCGGTGATACCGAGCAGGAATATTTCGCCGACGGAATCTCCGAAGACATCATCACAGCTCTCTCAAAGCTGTCGCAGCTGTTTGTGATCGCTCGCAATTCGTCCTTCACTTTCAAGGGCAGGAACGTGAACGTTCAGGAGGTGGGCCGGAACCTCGGCGTGCGTTACGTGCTGGAGGGCAGCGTCCGCAAATCCGGCAACAGGGTACGTATCACCGCGCAGCTTATTGACGCGACCACGGGCGGACATCTGTGGGCGGAGCGCTTCGATCGCAACCTGACCGATATCTTTGCCGTACAGGACGACGTTACGCAGCAAATTGTCGACGCGCTGGCGCTCAACCTGCCAAAGGGCGACCAGCAGCGGCTCGCGACCGAGCAAACCGGCAACCTGGACGCGTATGACTGCTTTCTTCATGGCCGAGAGCAGCTATGGCGGTTCACGAAAACGGAAAACATCAAGGGCCGGGAGCTGTTGCAGCGCGCCGTCGAATTCGACCCGAAATTCGCTCCCGCCTACGCGTTCCTCGCGTTCGCAAATATACTGGACTATGCAAACCAGTGGAGCTCGTCGTGGTCGAACGCAATGGCACAAGCGGAAATGTTCGCGGCACGGGCAGTGGCGCTCGACGATCGATATCCTTACGCACATTGGGCGCTGGGCATCGTCGAATTGTATTCGCGACGGCATGAGGCGGCCATCTGCTCGGCGAAACGCTTGATCGCTCTTGCGCCAAATCTTGCCGAGGGACACGAAAATCTCGGTTACGCACTTTATTATTCCGGCAAGCCTGAGGACGCACTCCGGTGTTTCGACAGGGCGATGGCCTTGAACCCGTATTATCCGGACGTGTACCTTCACTTCCAGGCGCAAGCGATGTTCCAGTTGCGCAGGTACGAAGAGGCAATTGGGATCCTGAGGCGGCGACTTGTCCGTAACCCTTCCACCGACGTCTCACGCGTGCTCCTGGCGGCGAGCTACGGCCATCTGGGTCGGTTCGAAGAAGCCCGTCGCGAGTGGCAGGAAGTGTTTCGCGTCAACCCCCAATATTCTCTGGAACATCGCCGCAAAGTGTTGCCCTACAAGGATCCCAACGATTTCGAGCTGATCGTGGATGGCCTTCGCAAAGCCGGCCTCGTATGA
- a CDS encoding YybH family protein, with product MSEKEVLAVIRGQEDAIARRDARANVDAMDPDVVVFDLPPPLAYRGEQARDIEGINAWFATWRNGVTVHMADPRLMINGDLAVAFGLSRMTGIKTDGTKVDSWSRRTIVLRRIAGSWKIIHEHASFPMAMDGSGRAVTDLLP from the coding sequence ATGTCTGAAAAGGAAGTCTTGGCTGTCATCCGGGGCCAGGAAGACGCAATTGCCAGGAGGGACGCCCGCGCCAACGTCGATGCCATGGACCCGGATGTCGTGGTTTTCGATCTGCCGCCGCCGCTTGCCTATCGAGGCGAACAGGCACGCGACATCGAAGGGATAAATGCTTGGTTTGCAACTTGGCGCAACGGCGTCACCGTTCACATGGCTGACCCGCGGCTCATGATCAATGGCGATCTTGCAGTGGCCTTCGGGCTGTCGCGCATGACTGGCATTAAGACCGACGGCACAAAGGTTGACTCCTGGAGCCGGCGAACCATCGTGCTAAGGCGCATCGCCGGTTCTTGGAAAATCATCCACGAACATGCCAGCTTCCCTATGGCAATGGACGGAAGTGGGCGCGCTGTGACGGATCTCTTGCCGTAG
- a CDS encoding ABC transporter ATP-binding protein: MLLRLHQIDKSYPTAEGPLQVLHGIDLSLEAGKSLALTGESGSGKSTLLHLVAGLDSPDAGEIHLGGKNIVGLNDTALAALRRGTVGVVFQQFNLIPSLDVAANLAFQARLAGHPDPAWLKVLAARLGLAEVLTRYPEQLSAGQQQRVAIGRTLAARPRLVLADEPTGNLDEATGDAVLDLMLSLVAETGAALLMVTHSNRLANRLNAHVHLHAGRLA, translated from the coding sequence ATGCTGCTGAGGCTGCACCAGATCGACAAGTCCTATCCCACGGCTGAGGGGCCGTTGCAGGTGCTGCACGGGATCGATCTGTCGCTGGAAGCGGGCAAGAGCCTTGCGCTTACCGGCGAGTCTGGCAGTGGCAAGAGCACGCTCCTGCATCTCGTTGCAGGGCTCGACAGTCCTGATGCGGGAGAAATCCACCTTGGCGGTAAGAATATCGTGGGGCTGAACGATACAGCCCTTGCCGCCCTGCGGCGAGGAACAGTTGGAGTTGTGTTCCAACAGTTCAACCTGATCCCCTCGCTTGATGTGGCGGCCAACCTTGCCTTTCAGGCTCGACTTGCCGGCCACCCTGATCCGGCATGGCTGAAAGTTCTTGCCGCACGGCTGGGCCTGGCCGAGGTCCTGACGCGCTACCCTGAACAACTGTCGGCCGGGCAGCAACAGCGGGTGGCAATAGGCCGGACCTTGGCCGCCCGGCCCCGGCTGGTTTTGGCCGATGAACCCACGGGCAATCTCGATGAGGCAACAGGGGACGCTGTACTCGATCTTATGCTGTCGCTGGTGGCTGAAACGGGTGCCGCCCTGTTAATGGTTACCCATTCCAACCGTCTGGCAAACCGGCTGAACGCCCACGTTCACCTGCACGCGGGACGGCTGGCTTGA